From a single Diceros bicornis minor isolate mBicDic1 chromosome 6, mDicBic1.mat.cur, whole genome shotgun sequence genomic region:
- the GBF1 gene encoding Golgi-specific brefeldin A-resistance guanine nucleotide exchange factor 1 isoform X1: protein MVDKSIYIIQGEINIVVGAIKRNARWSTHTPLDEERDPLLHSFSHLKEVLNNITELAEIEPNVFLRPFLEVIRSEDTTGPITGLALTSVNKFLSYALIDPTHEGTAEGMENMADAVTHARFVGTDPASDEVVLMKILQVLRTLLLTPVGAHLTNESVCEIMQSCFRICFEMRLSELLRKSAEHTLVDMVQLLFTRLPQFKEEPKNYVGTNMKKLKMRAGGMSDSSKWKKQKRSPRPPRHMTKVTPGSELPTPNGTTLSSNLTGGMPFIDVPTPISSASSEAASAVVSPSTDSGLEFSSQTTSKEDLTDLEQPGSPGYSTAAEPGSSELGVPEQPELQQEGAHVEKGQSASVESIPEVLEECTSPADHSDSASVHDMDYVNPRGVRFTQSSQKEGTALVPYGLPCIRELFRFLISLTNPHDRHNSEVMIHMGLHLLTVALESAPVAHCQTLLGLIKDEMCRHLFQLLSVERLNLYAASLRVCFLLFESMREHLKFQLEMYIKKLMEIITVENPKMPYEMKEMALEAIVQLWHIPSFVTELYINYDCDYYCSNLFEDLTKLLSKNAFPVSGQLYTTHLLSLDALLTVIDSTEAHCQAKVLNNLTQQEKKEAPRPGYEAVDGIQETSNTERAASDGKAVGMAPDIPGLHLPGGGRLPAEHGKPGCSDLEETGDSGADKKFTRKPLRFSCLLPDPRELIEIKNKKKLLITGTEQFNQKPKKGIQFLQEKGLLTIPMDSTEVAQWLRENPRLDKKMIGEFVSDRKNIDLLESFVSTFSFQGLRLDEALRLYLEAFRLPGEAPVIQRLLEAFTEHWRNCNGSPFANSDACFALAYAVIMLNTDQHNHNVRKQNAPMTLEEFRKNLKGVNGGKDFEQDILEDMYHAIKNEEIVMPEEQTGLVRENYVWNVLLHRGATPEGIFLRVPAGSYDLDLFTMTWGPTIAALSYVFDKSLEETIIQKAISGFRKCAMISAHYGLSDVFDNLIISLCKFTALSSESIENLPSVFGSNPKAHIAAKTVFHLAHRHGDILREGWKNIMEAMLQLFRAQLLPKAMVEVEDFVDPNGKISLQREETPSNRGELTVLSFVSWLTLSGTEQSSVRGPSTENQEAKRVALDCIKQCDPEKMITESKFLQLESLQELMKALVSVTPDEETYDEEDAAFCLEMLLRIVLENRDRVGCVWQTVRDHLYHLCVQAQDFCFLVERAVVGLLRLAIRLLRREEISGQVLLSLRILLLMKPSVLSRVSHQVAYGLHELLKTNAANIHSSDDWATLFTLLECIGSGVKPPAALQATARADAPDAGAQSDSELPSYHQNDVSLDRGYTSDSEVYTDHGRPGKIHRSATDADVVNSGWLVVGKDDIDNSKPGPAPSRPGPSPLVNQYSLTVGLDLGPHDTKSLLKCVESLSFIVRDAAHITPDNFELCVKTLRIFVEASLNGGCKSQEKRGKIHKYDSKGNRFKKKSKDSSVLRRPRTSSQHAARGGHSDDDEDEGVPASYHTVSLQVSQDLLDLMHTLHTRAASIYSSWAEEQRHLETGGRKIEADSRTLWARCWCPLLQGIACLCCDARRQVRMQALTYLQRALLVHDLQKLDALEWESCFNKVLFPLLTKLLENISPADVGGMEETRMRASTLLSKVFLQHLSPLLSLSTFAALWLTILDFMDKYMHAGSSDLLSEAIPESLKNMLLVMDTAEIFHSADARGGKPSALWEITWERIDCFLPHLRDELFKQTVIQDPIPMEPHAQKPLASAHLTPAAGDTRTPGHPPLPEMPSELGACDFEKPEGPRPANSSSPGSSVASSPRRLSPTPDGPPPLAQPPLILQPLASPLQVGVPPMTLPIILNPALIEATSPVPLLATPRPTDPMPTSEVN, encoded by the exons ATCCCACTCATGAGGGCACAGCAGAGGGCATGGAAAACATGGCAGATGCTGTCACACACGCCCGTTTTGTGGGCACGGATCCTGCCAGCGATGAGGTTGTCCTGATGAAAATCCTTCAG GTGCTGCGGACTCTGTTGCTGACCCCAGTGGGTGCCCACCTAAccaatgaatctgtgtgtgagattaTGCAGTCTTGTTTCCGGATCTGCTTTGAAATGAGGCTCAGTG AGTTATTGAGAAAATCCGCAGAGCACACTCTCGTAGACATGGTGCAGCTGCTCTTCACAAG GTTACCTCAGTTTAAAGAAGAACCCAAGAACTATGTGGGGACCAACATGAAGAAG CTGAAAATGAGAGCAGGAGGCATGAGTGATTCATCCAAGTGGAAGAAACAGAAGAGATCCCCCCGGCCCCCACGCCATATGACCAAAGTCACACCAGGTTCAGAGCTACCCACCCCCAATGGAACCACCTTATCCTCTAACCTCACTG GTGGCATGCCCTTCATTGATGTGCCCACTCCCATCTCCTCTGCAAGTTCAGAAGCTGCTTCAGCAGTGGTCAGCCCCTCTACAGACAGCGGCCTGGAGTTTTCCTCCCAGACCACTTCCAAGGAGGACCTCACTGACCTAGAGCAACCTGGCTCTCCAGGATACAGCACAGCTGCAGAGCCTGGCAGCAGCGAGCTAGGGGTTCCTGAGCAGCCTGAACTCCAG CAGGAAGGGGCCCATGTGGAAAAGGGCCAATCAGCATCCGTGGAATCCATCCCTGAAGTATTAGAGGAGTGCACATCCCCTGCTGaccactctgactctgcctctgtCCATGACATGGATTACGTCAATCCCCGGGGTGTGCGCTTCACACAGTCCTCCCAGAAAGAAG GTACAGCTTTGGTCCCCTATGGTCTTCCCTGCATTCGCGAGCTCTTCCGCTTCCTCATCTCCCTCACCAATCCACACGACCGCCACAACTCAGAGGTTATGATCCACATGGGACTGCATTTGCTGACAGTGGCTCTTGAATCAGCTCCTGTAGCCCACTGCCAAACCCTTTTGGGCCTCATCAAGGATGAGATGTGCCGCCACTTATTCCAG CTACTCAGTGTAGAGCGATTGAACCTTTATGCTGCTTCCCTGCGAGTATGCTTCCTACTGTTTGAGAGCATGAGGGAGCACCTCAAGTTCCAACTGGAG ATGTACATCAAAAAGCTCATGGAGATCATCACTGTGGAGAATCCCAAGATGCCTTATGAGATGAAGGAGATGGCACTGGAGGCTATTGTGCAGCTCTGGCACATCCCCAGCTTTGTCACCGAGCTCTATATCAACTATGATTGTGACTACTACTGTTCCAACCTCTTTGAAGACCTCACCAAGCTGCTGTCCAAG AATGCCTTCCCTGTGTCTGGTCAGCTGTATACAACACACCTACTGTCTCTTGATGCCTTGTTGACAGTGATTGACAGCACTGAGGCCCACTGCCAGGCCAAAGTCCTTAACAATCTTACccagcaagagaagaaagaggcaCCCAGACCTGGCTACGAGGCAGTAGATGGCATCCAAGAAACCAGCAATA CTGAGAGAGCAGCCAGTGATGGGAAAGCTGTGGGCATGGCCCCAGACATCCCAGGCCTGCATCTGCCAGGTGGAGGGCGGCTGCCAGCAGAACATGGGAAGCCAggatgcagtgatctggaggaaACTGGTGACTCTGGGG CTGACAAAAAGTTTACCCGGAAGCCACTTCGATTTTCCTGTCTCCTGCCAGATCCACGGGAAttgattgaaattaaaaacaaaaagaag CTGCTGATCACTGGCACAGAGCAGTTCAACCAGAAACCAAAGAAAGGGATCCAGTTTCTGCAGGAGAAGGGCCTCCTCACCATCCCAATGGACAGCACAGAGGTAGCCCAGTGGCTCCGAGAGAACCCTCGGCTGGACAAGAAAATGATTGGAGAGTTTGTGAGTGACCGCAAAAACATTGACCTGTTGGAGAGCTTTgtgag TACCTTCAGCTTTCAGGGTCTACGACTGGATGAAGCTCTCCGTCTCTATCTGGAAGCCTTCCGCTTGCCTGGGGAAGCACCAGTCATCCAGAGGTTGCTGGAGGCATTCACAGAGCATTGGAGG AATTGTAATGGCTCCCCATTTGCCAATAGCGATGCCTGCTTTGCTCTGGCCTATGCTGTCATCATGCTTAATACTGACCAGCACAACCACAATGTTCGCAAACAGAATGCACCCATGACCCTGGAG GAGTTTCGCAAAAACCTAAAAGGTGTGAATGGAGGCAAGGACTTTGAGCAAGACATCCTGGAAGACATGTACCATGCCATCAA GAATGAGGAAATTGTGATGCCTGAGGAGCAGACAGGCTTGGTTCGGGAAAACTATGTGTGGAATGTGCTACTTCATCGAGGTGCCACCCCAGAGGGCATATTCTTGCGTGTGCCTGCTGGCAGCTACGATCTTGACCTCTTCACCATGACCTGGGGCCCCACTATTGCTGCTCTCTCTTATGTCTTTGACAAAAGCCTTGAGGAGACAATCATCCAGAAAGCCATCTCAGGCTTCAG GAAATGCGCCATGATCTCCGCCCACTATGGCCTCAGCGATGTGTTTGACAATCTCATCATCTCTCTGTGCAAATTCACAGCTCTCAGCAGTGAG tctATTGAGAACCTGCCCAGTGTTTTTGGAAGCAACCCTAAAGCCCACATTGCAGCCAAGACAGTATTCCATTTGGCCCATCGTCATGGTGACATCCTACGGGAGGGCTGGAAGAATATCATGGAGGCCATGCTACAGCTCTTCCGAGCCCAACTGCTGCCCAAAGCTATGGTGGAG GTAGAAGACTTCGTGGATCCCAATGGCAAAATCTCTCTACAGCGGGAGGAGACACCATCAAACCG AGGAGAGTTGACAGTGCTGAGCTTCGTGAGCTGGCTGACACTAAGTGGTACTGAGCAGTCTAGTGTGCGGGGCCCGTCCACTGAGAACCAAGAGGCCAAGAGAGTGGCCTTGGACTGTATCAAG CAATGTGACCCAGAAAAGATGATCACAGAAAGCAAGTTCCTCCAGCTAGAGTCACTGCAGGAACTCATGAAG GCTCTGGTCTCAGTGACACCAGATGAAGAGACATATGATGAGGAGGATGCTGCTTTCTGCCTGGAGATGCTGCTGAGGATTGTGCTAGAGAACAG GGACCGTGTGGGCTGTGTGTGGCAGACTGTTCGAGACCATCTATACCACCTGTGTGTCCAGGCACAGGATTTCTGCTTCCTTGTGGAGCGGGCAGTAGTGGGGTTGCTGCGCCTGGCCATTCGGCTACTCCGGAGAGAAGAGATCAGTGGCCAG gtACTGCTCTCGCTGCGAATTTTGCTACTAATGAAGCCCAGCGTGCTGTCCCGAGTCAGTCACCAGGTAGCCTATGGGCTCCATGAACTCCTTAAGACCAACGCAGCCAACATCCACTCAAGTGATGACTGGGCCACTCTATTCACACTGCTGGAGTGCATTGGCTCGGGCGTAAAGCCTCCAGCTGCCCTGCAGGCCACAGCCCGGGCCGATGCACCTGATGCCG GGGCCCAATCAGACAGTGAACTCCCATCCTACCATCAAAATGATGTAAGCCTGGACCGAGGGTACACTTCTGACTCAGAGGTCTACACTGACCATGGCAGGCCTGGCAAGATCCACCGATCAGCCACAGATGCTGACGTCGTCAACAGCGGTTGGTTAGTG GTGGGGAAGGATGACATCGATAACTCCAAGCCAGGGCCGGCACCCAGCCGGCCAGGCCCTTCACCCCTGGTCAATCAGTACAGCCTAACAGTGGGGTTGGACCTTGGGCCACATGACACTAAGTCCCTGCTTAAGTGTGTGGAATCACTGTCCTTCATCGTGCGTGACGCTGCCCACATCACACCTGACAACTTTGAGCTCTGCGTCAAGACTCTCCGCATCTTTGTGGAGGCCAGTCTGAATGGCG GGTGCAAGTCTCAGGAGAAACGTGGCAAGATTCACAAATATGACAGCAAAGGGAACCGCTTCAAGAAGAAATCCAAGGACAGCTCAGTGCTTCGGCGGCCTAGGACCTCCAGCCAACATGCTGCTCGGGGCGGGCACAGTGACGACGATGAGGATGAAGGCGTGCCTGCCAGCTACCATACGGTGTCTTTACAGGTCAGTCAGGAC TTGCTAGACCTGATGCACACCCTGCACACGCGGGCAGCCTCTATCTACAGCTCATGGGCAGAGGAGCAGCGCCACCTGGAGACAGGTGGCCGGAAGATTGAAGCGGATTCACGCACCCTCTGGGCCCGCTGCTGGTGCCCTTTACTGCAGG GCATTGCCTGCCTGTGCTGTGACGCCCGGCGCCAGGTGCGGATGCAGGCGCTGACCTATCTGCAGCGAGCACTACTGGTACATGATCTGCAAAAGCTAGATGCCCTGGAATGGGAGTCCTGTTTTAACAAG GTGCTGTTTCCTCTACTGACCAAGCTCTTGGAGAACATCAGCCCTGCAGATGTGGGCGGGATGGAAGAGACCCGGATGAGGGCTTCCACACTGCTCTCTAAG GTCTTCCTGCAGCACCTGTCTCCACTGCTGTCACTCTCTACCTTTGCGGCCCTCTGGCTGACCATCCTGGACTTCATGGACAAGTACATGCACGCAGGCTCCAGCGACTTACTA TCAGAGGCCATCCCTGAGTCTCTGAAGAACATGCTTCTGGTGATGGACACAGCGGAGATTTTCCACAGTGCAGATGCCCGAGGAGGCAAACCCTCAGCCCTCTGGGAGATCACCTGGGAGCGCATTGACTGTTTTCTGCCCCACCTACGAGATGAGCTCTTCAAGCAGACTGTCATCCAGG ACCCCATACCTATGGAGCCTCATGCCCAAAAACCTCTggcctcagcccacttgactcCTGCTGCTGGTGACACCAGGACACCTGGCCACCCACCTCTTCCAGAGATGCCCTCTGAGCTGGGGGCCTGTG ACTTTGAGAAGCCCGAGGGCCCCCGACCTGCGAACAGCAGCTCCCCTGGATCATCTGTGGCGTCTAGCCCCAGAAGGCTGAGCCCTACCCCAGATGGGCCTCCACCCCTGGCTCAGCCCCCACTGATCCTGCAGCCCTTGGCCTCCCCACTGCAGGTGGGCGTGCCACCCATGACTCTGCCCATCATCCTCAACCCTGCTCTCATCGAGGCCACCTCACCAGTGCCCCTCCTGGCCACACCCCGCCCCACAGACCCCATGCCCACCTCCGAGGTCAACTAA
- the GBF1 gene encoding Golgi-specific brefeldin A-resistance guanine nucleotide exchange factor 1 isoform X6, producing the protein MVDKSIYIIQGEINIVVGAIKRNARWSTHTPLDEERDPLLHSFSHLKEVLNNITELAEIEPNVFLRPFLEVIRSEDTTGPITGLALTSVNKFLSYALIDPTHEGTAEGMENMADAVTHARFVGTDPASDEVVLMKILQVLRTLLLTPVGAHLTNESVCEIMQSCFRICFEMRLSELLRKSAEHTLVDMVQLLFTRLPQFKEEPKNYVGTNMKKISPCLLNKLELSSGEQTKALNQLERVLLFKNLKLKMRAGGMSDSSKWKKQKRSPRPPRHMTKVTPGSELPTPNGTTLSSNLTGGMPFIDVPTPISSASSEAASAVVSPSTDSGLEFSSQTTSKEDLTDLEQPGSPGYSTAAEPGSSELGVPEQPELQEGAHVEKGQSASVESIPEVLEECTSPADHSDSASVHDMDYVNPRGVRFTQSSQKEGTALVPYGLPCIRELFRFLISLTNPHDRHNSEVMIHMGLHLLTVALESAPVAHCQTLLGLIKDEMCRHLFQLLSVERLNLYAASLRVCFLLFESMREHLKFQLEMYIKKLMEIITVENPKMPYEMKEMALEAIVQLWHIPSFVTELYINYDCDYYCSNLFEDLTKLLSKNAFPVSGQLYTTHLLSLDALLTVIDSTEAHCQAKVLNNLTQQEKKEAPRPGYEAVDGIQETSNTERAASDGKAVGMAPDIPGLHLPGGGRLPAEHGKPGCSDLEETGDSGADKKFTRKPLRFSCLLPDPRELIEIKNKKKLLITGTEQFNQKPKKGIQFLQEKGLLTIPMDSTEVAQWLRENPRLDKKMIGEFVSDRKNIDLLESFVSTFSFQGLRLDEALRLYLEAFRLPGEAPVIQRLLEAFTEHWRNCNGSPFANSDACFALAYAVIMLNTDQHNHNVRKQNAPMTLEEFRKNLKGVNGGKDFEQDILEDMYHAIKNEEIVMPEEQTGLVRENYVWNVLLHRGATPEGIFLRVPAGSYDLDLFTMTWGPTIAALSYVFDKSLEETIIQKAISGFRKCAMISAHYGLSDVFDNLIISLCKFTALSSESIENLPSVFGSNPKAHIAAKTVFHLAHRHGDILREGWKNIMEAMLQLFRAQLLPKAMVEVEDFVDPNGKISLQREETPSNRGELTVLSFVSWLTLSGTEQSSVRGPSTENQEAKRVALDCIKQCDPEKMITESKFLQLESLQELMKALVSVTPDEETYDEEDAAFCLEMLLRIVLENRDRVGCVWQTVRDHLYHLCVQAQDFCFLVERAVVGLLRLAIRLLRREEISGQVLLSLRILLLMKPSVLSRVSHQVAYGLHELLKTNAANIHSSDDWATLFTLLECIGSGVKPPAALQATARADAPDAGAQSDSELPSYHQNDVSLDRGYTSDSEVYTDHGRPGKIHRSATDADVVNSGWLVVGKDDIDNSKPGPAPSRPGPSPLVNQYSLTVGLDLGPHDTKSLLKCVESLSFIVRDAAHITPDNFELCVKTLRIFVEASLNGGCKSQEKRGKIHKYDSKGNRFKKKSKDSSVLRRPRTSSQHAARGGHSDDDEDEGVPASYHTVSLQVSQDLLDLMHTLHTRAASIYSSWAEEQRHLETGGRKIEADSRTLWARCWCPLLQGIACLCCDARRQVRMQALTYLQRALLVHDLQKLDALEWESCFNKVLFPLLTKLLENISPADVGGMEETRMRASTLLSKVFLQHLSPLLSLSTFAALWLTILDFMDKYMHAGSSDLLSEAIPESLKNMLLVMDTAEIFHSADARGGKPSALWEITWERIDCFLPHLRDELFKQTVIQDPIPMEPHAQKPLASAHLTPAAGDTRTPGHPPLPEMPSELGACDFEKPEGPRPANSSSPGSSVASSPRRLSPTPDGPPPLAQPPLILQPLASPLQVGVPPMTLPIILNPALIEATSPVPLLATPRPTDPMPTSEVN; encoded by the exons ATCCCACTCATGAGGGCACAGCAGAGGGCATGGAAAACATGGCAGATGCTGTCACACACGCCCGTTTTGTGGGCACGGATCCTGCCAGCGATGAGGTTGTCCTGATGAAAATCCTTCAG GTGCTGCGGACTCTGTTGCTGACCCCAGTGGGTGCCCACCTAAccaatgaatctgtgtgtgagattaTGCAGTCTTGTTTCCGGATCTGCTTTGAAATGAGGCTCAGTG AGTTATTGAGAAAATCCGCAGAGCACACTCTCGTAGACATGGTGCAGCTGCTCTTCACAAG GTTACCTCAGTTTAAAGAAGAACCCAAGAACTATGTGGGGACCAACATGAAGAAG ATTTCTCCATGTCTCCTCAACAAACTGGAGCTAAGTAGTGGGGAGCAGACCAAAGCCCTGAACCAGTTAGAGAGGGTACTACTCTTTAAGAACCTCaag CTGAAAATGAGAGCAGGAGGCATGAGTGATTCATCCAAGTGGAAGAAACAGAAGAGATCCCCCCGGCCCCCACGCCATATGACCAAAGTCACACCAGGTTCAGAGCTACCCACCCCCAATGGAACCACCTTATCCTCTAACCTCACTG GTGGCATGCCCTTCATTGATGTGCCCACTCCCATCTCCTCTGCAAGTTCAGAAGCTGCTTCAGCAGTGGTCAGCCCCTCTACAGACAGCGGCCTGGAGTTTTCCTCCCAGACCACTTCCAAGGAGGACCTCACTGACCTAGAGCAACCTGGCTCTCCAGGATACAGCACAGCTGCAGAGCCTGGCAGCAGCGAGCTAGGGGTTCCTGAGCAGCCTGAACTCCAG GAAGGGGCCCATGTGGAAAAGGGCCAATCAGCATCCGTGGAATCCATCCCTGAAGTATTAGAGGAGTGCACATCCCCTGCTGaccactctgactctgcctctgtCCATGACATGGATTACGTCAATCCCCGGGGTGTGCGCTTCACACAGTCCTCCCAGAAAGAAG GTACAGCTTTGGTCCCCTATGGTCTTCCCTGCATTCGCGAGCTCTTCCGCTTCCTCATCTCCCTCACCAATCCACACGACCGCCACAACTCAGAGGTTATGATCCACATGGGACTGCATTTGCTGACAGTGGCTCTTGAATCAGCTCCTGTAGCCCACTGCCAAACCCTTTTGGGCCTCATCAAGGATGAGATGTGCCGCCACTTATTCCAG CTACTCAGTGTAGAGCGATTGAACCTTTATGCTGCTTCCCTGCGAGTATGCTTCCTACTGTTTGAGAGCATGAGGGAGCACCTCAAGTTCCAACTGGAG ATGTACATCAAAAAGCTCATGGAGATCATCACTGTGGAGAATCCCAAGATGCCTTATGAGATGAAGGAGATGGCACTGGAGGCTATTGTGCAGCTCTGGCACATCCCCAGCTTTGTCACCGAGCTCTATATCAACTATGATTGTGACTACTACTGTTCCAACCTCTTTGAAGACCTCACCAAGCTGCTGTCCAAG AATGCCTTCCCTGTGTCTGGTCAGCTGTATACAACACACCTACTGTCTCTTGATGCCTTGTTGACAGTGATTGACAGCACTGAGGCCCACTGCCAGGCCAAAGTCCTTAACAATCTTACccagcaagagaagaaagaggcaCCCAGACCTGGCTACGAGGCAGTAGATGGCATCCAAGAAACCAGCAATA CTGAGAGAGCAGCCAGTGATGGGAAAGCTGTGGGCATGGCCCCAGACATCCCAGGCCTGCATCTGCCAGGTGGAGGGCGGCTGCCAGCAGAACATGGGAAGCCAggatgcagtgatctggaggaaACTGGTGACTCTGGGG CTGACAAAAAGTTTACCCGGAAGCCACTTCGATTTTCCTGTCTCCTGCCAGATCCACGGGAAttgattgaaattaaaaacaaaaagaag CTGCTGATCACTGGCACAGAGCAGTTCAACCAGAAACCAAAGAAAGGGATCCAGTTTCTGCAGGAGAAGGGCCTCCTCACCATCCCAATGGACAGCACAGAGGTAGCCCAGTGGCTCCGAGAGAACCCTCGGCTGGACAAGAAAATGATTGGAGAGTTTGTGAGTGACCGCAAAAACATTGACCTGTTGGAGAGCTTTgtgag TACCTTCAGCTTTCAGGGTCTACGACTGGATGAAGCTCTCCGTCTCTATCTGGAAGCCTTCCGCTTGCCTGGGGAAGCACCAGTCATCCAGAGGTTGCTGGAGGCATTCACAGAGCATTGGAGG AATTGTAATGGCTCCCCATTTGCCAATAGCGATGCCTGCTTTGCTCTGGCCTATGCTGTCATCATGCTTAATACTGACCAGCACAACCACAATGTTCGCAAACAGAATGCACCCATGACCCTGGAG GAGTTTCGCAAAAACCTAAAAGGTGTGAATGGAGGCAAGGACTTTGAGCAAGACATCCTGGAAGACATGTACCATGCCATCAA GAATGAGGAAATTGTGATGCCTGAGGAGCAGACAGGCTTGGTTCGGGAAAACTATGTGTGGAATGTGCTACTTCATCGAGGTGCCACCCCAGAGGGCATATTCTTGCGTGTGCCTGCTGGCAGCTACGATCTTGACCTCTTCACCATGACCTGGGGCCCCACTATTGCTGCTCTCTCTTATGTCTTTGACAAAAGCCTTGAGGAGACAATCATCCAGAAAGCCATCTCAGGCTTCAG GAAATGCGCCATGATCTCCGCCCACTATGGCCTCAGCGATGTGTTTGACAATCTCATCATCTCTCTGTGCAAATTCACAGCTCTCAGCAGTGAG tctATTGAGAACCTGCCCAGTGTTTTTGGAAGCAACCCTAAAGCCCACATTGCAGCCAAGACAGTATTCCATTTGGCCCATCGTCATGGTGACATCCTACGGGAGGGCTGGAAGAATATCATGGAGGCCATGCTACAGCTCTTCCGAGCCCAACTGCTGCCCAAAGCTATGGTGGAG GTAGAAGACTTCGTGGATCCCAATGGCAAAATCTCTCTACAGCGGGAGGAGACACCATCAAACCG AGGAGAGTTGACAGTGCTGAGCTTCGTGAGCTGGCTGACACTAAGTGGTACTGAGCAGTCTAGTGTGCGGGGCCCGTCCACTGAGAACCAAGAGGCCAAGAGAGTGGCCTTGGACTGTATCAAG CAATGTGACCCAGAAAAGATGATCACAGAAAGCAAGTTCCTCCAGCTAGAGTCACTGCAGGAACTCATGAAG GCTCTGGTCTCAGTGACACCAGATGAAGAGACATATGATGAGGAGGATGCTGCTTTCTGCCTGGAGATGCTGCTGAGGATTGTGCTAGAGAACAG GGACCGTGTGGGCTGTGTGTGGCAGACTGTTCGAGACCATCTATACCACCTGTGTGTCCAGGCACAGGATTTCTGCTTCCTTGTGGAGCGGGCAGTAGTGGGGTTGCTGCGCCTGGCCATTCGGCTACTCCGGAGAGAAGAGATCAGTGGCCAG gtACTGCTCTCGCTGCGAATTTTGCTACTAATGAAGCCCAGCGTGCTGTCCCGAGTCAGTCACCAGGTAGCCTATGGGCTCCATGAACTCCTTAAGACCAACGCAGCCAACATCCACTCAAGTGATGACTGGGCCACTCTATTCACACTGCTGGAGTGCATTGGCTCGGGCGTAAAGCCTCCAGCTGCCCTGCAGGCCACAGCCCGGGCCGATGCACCTGATGCCG GGGCCCAATCAGACAGTGAACTCCCATCCTACCATCAAAATGATGTAAGCCTGGACCGAGGGTACACTTCTGACTCAGAGGTCTACACTGACCATGGCAGGCCTGGCAAGATCCACCGATCAGCCACAGATGCTGACGTCGTCAACAGCGGTTGGTTAGTG GTGGGGAAGGATGACATCGATAACTCCAAGCCAGGGCCGGCACCCAGCCGGCCAGGCCCTTCACCCCTGGTCAATCAGTACAGCCTAACAGTGGGGTTGGACCTTGGGCCACATGACACTAAGTCCCTGCTTAAGTGTGTGGAATCACTGTCCTTCATCGTGCGTGACGCTGCCCACATCACACCTGACAACTTTGAGCTCTGCGTCAAGACTCTCCGCATCTTTGTGGAGGCCAGTCTGAATGGCG GGTGCAAGTCTCAGGAGAAACGTGGCAAGATTCACAAATATGACAGCAAAGGGAACCGCTTCAAGAAGAAATCCAAGGACAGCTCAGTGCTTCGGCGGCCTAGGACCTCCAGCCAACATGCTGCTCGGGGCGGGCACAGTGACGACGATGAGGATGAAGGCGTGCCTGCCAGCTACCATACGGTGTCTTTACAGGTCAGTCAGGAC TTGCTAGACCTGATGCACACCCTGCACACGCGGGCAGCCTCTATCTACAGCTCATGGGCAGAGGAGCAGCGCCACCTGGAGACAGGTGGCCGGAAGATTGAAGCGGATTCACGCACCCTCTGGGCCCGCTGCTGGTGCCCTTTACTGCAGG GCATTGCCTGCCTGTGCTGTGACGCCCGGCGCCAGGTGCGGATGCAGGCGCTGACCTATCTGCAGCGAGCACTACTGGTACATGATCTGCAAAAGCTAGATGCCCTGGAATGGGAGTCCTGTTTTAACAAG GTGCTGTTTCCTCTACTGACCAAGCTCTTGGAGAACATCAGCCCTGCAGATGTGGGCGGGATGGAAGAGACCCGGATGAGGGCTTCCACACTGCTCTCTAAG GTCTTCCTGCAGCACCTGTCTCCACTGCTGTCACTCTCTACCTTTGCGGCCCTCTGGCTGACCATCCTGGACTTCATGGACAAGTACATGCACGCAGGCTCCAGCGACTTACTA TCAGAGGCCATCCCTGAGTCTCTGAAGAACATGCTTCTGGTGATGGACACAGCGGAGATTTTCCACAGTGCAGATGCCCGAGGAGGCAAACCCTCAGCCCTCTGGGAGATCACCTGGGAGCGCATTGACTGTTTTCTGCCCCACCTACGAGATGAGCTCTTCAAGCAGACTGTCATCCAGG ACCCCATACCTATGGAGCCTCATGCCCAAAAACCTCTggcctcagcccacttgactcCTGCTGCTGGTGACACCAGGACACCTGGCCACCCACCTCTTCCAGAGATGCCCTCTGAGCTGGGGGCCTGTG ACTTTGAGAAGCCCGAGGGCCCCCGACCTGCGAACAGCAGCTCCCCTGGATCATCTGTGGCGTCTAGCCCCAGAAGGCTGAGCCCTACCCCAGATGGGCCTCCACCCCTGGCTCAGCCCCCACTGATCCTGCAGCCCTTGGCCTCCCCACTGCAGGTGGGCGTGCCACCCATGACTCTGCCCATCATCCTCAACCCTGCTCTCATCGAGGCCACCTCACCAGTGCCCCTCCTGGCCACACCCCGCCCCACAGACCCCATGCCCACCTCCGAGGTCAACTAA